TGCGTTTGCCTATCTCACTGCGCATAAATCCGAGTGCCTTATTAAGACCGATCCAGCAAGCTTTGTTCTGCTCTTCCGAGCCCATCATGCTGACATAGATCTTGGCATTTCTGAGGTCGCCTGTGACAGCGAC
The sequence above is drawn from the Selenomonadales bacterium genome and encodes:
- the rbfA gene encoding 30S ribosome-binding factor RbfA, with translation VAVTGDLRNAKIYVSMMGSEEQNKACWIGLNKALGFMRSEIGKRIRLRFNPELSLEIDKSLQYSAHIQTLLNQIQRDEQNR